The Anoxybacillus flavithermus genome has a segment encoding these proteins:
- a CDS encoding potassium transporter Trk: MFPLFVRMTGKKVVIAGGGRIAYRRLLPLLDEGAYITVISPQAIDAIVHLAEQKRITWHARPVEPADYIDAFLIIAATNDSSVNEQIAAHASPNQLVNVVSNHLLGNVHVPAFFSRGKLQIAVTTGGASPTLAKQIKKQLEQQFDESFAKYADEQYEKRQQRKEP, from the coding sequence ATGTTTCCTCTTTTCGTACGAATGACAGGAAAAAAAGTTGTCATTGCTGGTGGGGGACGGATTGCATATCGCCGCCTCCTCCCTCTTCTTGATGAAGGAGCGTATATTACCGTCATTAGTCCACAAGCGATCGATGCCATCGTTCATTTAGCTGAACAGAAACGAATTACGTGGCACGCGCGCCCCGTTGAACCAGCCGATTATATCGATGCTTTTTTGATTATCGCGGCAACGAACGATTCAAGCGTCAATGAGCAAATTGCTGCACATGCGTCACCTAATCAACTTGTTAACGTCGTAAGCAACCATCTGCTCGGGAACGTCCATGTTCCTGCTTTCTTTTCACGTGGAAAATTACAAATTGCCGTTACAACAGGTGGGGCAAGCCCTACGTTAGCGAAACAAATAAAAAAACAACTTGAGCAACAATTTGATGAATCATTTGCTAAGTATGCAGATGAACAATATGAAAAGCGGCAACAACGAAAAGAGCCTTGA
- a CDS encoding acylphosphatase (catalyzes the hydrolysis of acylphosphate) → MLARYAIVVHGRVQSVGFRYFAQYEARRRGLTGWVKNCDAAHMIEMEVQGDVEKVEAFVDEIKKGPPFARVERIEQYSIPTVSHEKTFRIIY, encoded by the coding sequence ATGCTCGCTCGTTATGCCATCGTTGTGCACGGTCGCGTACAAAGTGTAGGATTTCGCTATTTTGCTCAATATGAAGCGAGAAGACGCGGATTAACAGGCTGGGTAAAAAATTGTGATGCCGCTCATATGATTGAAATGGAAGTTCAAGGGGACGTGGAAAAGGTTGAGGCGTTTGTTGATGAGATAAAAAAAGGACCGCCGTTTGCCCGTGTAGAACGCATAGAGCAATACTCTATTCCGACGGTCTCTCACGAAAAGACTTTTCGTATCATCTATTGA
- a CDS encoding FeoB-associated Cys-rich membrane protein: protein MVANIVIGSVIFGYAAWTIFRFIQKSKRGTCAACSVKGSCGTSCHEKS, encoded by the coding sequence ATGGTTGCGAATATTGTTATCGGATCAGTCATTTTTGGATACGCAGCATGGACGATTTTTCGTTTCATTCAAAAAAGTAAGCGTGGAACATGTGCGGCTTGCTCTGTCAAAGGATCATGCGGCACAAGTTGTCATGAAAAAAGCTGA
- a CDS encoding ferrous iron transport protein B, with amino-acid sequence MMHVALVGNPNTGKTSLFNQLTGTYEYVGNWSGVTVEKKVGVLRSKKAKMIDLPGVYSLHPISRDERVVTQFLLTESFDEILNIVDASQLERNLLLTVQLLEFGKPLAIALNMVDVAERRGIFIDQTKLAEALRVPVVPVVARTGKGCDQVERMLLEKVTERTEPLTIVYGETMERAIDRFIATWGTEESFPVRWLAIQFYEGNSYVRDYVAEKLPEATWRSLYEQAEKEVKQAEQMSLAQFIYEKRRSFVKQVIEQVVQRTEIGRVTLTDRIDVVVTNKYVGIPLFLLAMYVLFQLTFDWLGAPLSDLLDAFFAGPLTDSVTAMLEAIGASEFIRALVVDGIIAGVGGVLVFVPQIFILFFFISFLEDSGYMARVALVMDRLMESVGLNGKAFIPLIIGFGCNVPGVMAARTIEQPRERLMTMLLTPLMSCSARLPVYALFVGAFFAAHQAIIVLFLYVLGVSLALILAKLFSLTILKEEASVFVVELPPYRMPQWQALWRSTWDKGKGFVKKAGTFIFGGSVAIWLLSYVGPHGINVNMDDSFLAMIGGVLAPLLAPLGFGTWQAGAALLTGFLAKEVVVSTMNIIYHVPDVESLQGLMASHFTALSAFSFMVFVLLYVPCLATVATIYKETGSRKWTMFSIGYALVLAYIVSFVIYQGGSLLGF; translated from the coding sequence ATGATGCATGTTGCACTCGTAGGTAACCCAAATACAGGGAAAACATCATTGTTTAATCAGCTCACAGGGACGTATGAGTATGTTGGAAACTGGAGCGGTGTGACAGTCGAAAAAAAAGTGGGCGTTTTGCGCAGTAAAAAAGCGAAAATGATTGATTTGCCCGGTGTATATTCGCTTCATCCGATCTCACGAGATGAGCGAGTAGTGACGCAATTTTTATTGACCGAGTCATTCGATGAAATTTTAAATATTGTCGATGCGTCACAATTAGAACGAAATTTATTGTTGACTGTACAGTTATTGGAATTTGGTAAGCCATTGGCGATTGCTTTAAATATGGTTGATGTAGCTGAAAGACGCGGCATATTCATCGATCAAACAAAATTGGCTGAAGCGTTGCGTGTTCCTGTCGTTCCTGTCGTTGCTCGAACAGGAAAAGGATGTGATCAAGTAGAGCGCATGTTGCTCGAAAAAGTAACAGAACGAACTGAGCCGCTCACCATTGTTTACGGTGAGACGATGGAGCGAGCAATTGACCGTTTTATCGCAACGTGGGGGACGGAAGAGTCATTTCCTGTTCGTTGGTTAGCTATTCAGTTTTATGAAGGAAATAGCTATGTGCGTGATTATGTCGCAGAAAAATTGCCCGAAGCGACGTGGCGTTCATTATACGAACAAGCCGAAAAAGAAGTGAAACAGGCAGAACAAATGTCGCTTGCTCAGTTTATTTATGAAAAACGTCGTTCATTCGTAAAACAAGTCATCGAACAAGTTGTGCAACGCACAGAAATCGGACGGGTGACGCTGACGGATCGCATCGATGTGGTTGTAACGAATAAATATGTCGGCATTCCGCTGTTTTTATTGGCGATGTATGTGTTATTTCAACTTACATTTGATTGGCTCGGAGCACCGCTTTCCGATTTGCTTGATGCCTTTTTCGCAGGTCCGTTAACCGATTCGGTGACGGCGATGCTAGAAGCGATCGGTGCTTCTGAATTTATTCGTGCGCTCGTTGTTGATGGCATTATCGCGGGGGTAGGCGGCGTGCTTGTGTTCGTTCCGCAAATTTTTATTTTATTTTTCTTTATTTCGTTTTTAGAAGATTCAGGGTATATGGCACGTGTAGCGCTTGTCATGGATCGATTAATGGAGTCGGTCGGATTAAATGGAAAAGCGTTTATCCCACTCATTATTGGGTTTGGTTGCAATGTTCCGGGCGTCATGGCGGCACGGACGATTGAGCAACCACGGGAGCGACTTATGACGATGTTGTTAACACCGCTTATGTCTTGTTCGGCACGTTTGCCTGTATATGCTTTGTTTGTCGGTGCGTTTTTTGCAGCCCATCAAGCCATCATCGTTCTCTTTTTATATGTGCTTGGCGTTTCGCTTGCACTTATACTTGCAAAACTTTTTTCGTTAACGATTTTAAAAGAAGAAGCATCGGTGTTTGTCGTGGAATTGCCACCATATCGCATGCCGCAATGGCAAGCGCTATGGCGTAGCACGTGGGATAAAGGAAAAGGATTCGTGAAAAAAGCAGGGACGTTCATTTTTGGCGGTTCTGTTGCCATCTGGCTATTATCTTACGTTGGACCGCATGGTATCAATGTAAACATGGACGATAGCTTTTTGGCGATGATTGGCGGTGTACTCGCTCCGTTACTTGCACCGCTTGGATTTGGAACGTGGCAAGCAGGGGCTGCGTTATTAACTGGATTTTTAGCTAAAGAAGTCGTTGTGTCGACGATGAACATTATTTATCATGTGCCTGATGTTGAGTCGCTTCAAGGGCTCATGGCCTCGCATTTTACAGCTTTATCTGCGTTTAGTTTTATGGTATTTGTGTTACTATATGTTCCATGTTTAGCAACTGTTGCAACGATTTACAAAGAAACAGGTTCACGAAAATGGACGATGTTTTCCATTGGATATGCGCTCGTACTGGCGTATATTGTTTCATTTGTGATTTACCAAGGCGGAAGCTTGCTTGGCTTCTAA
- a CDS encoding ferrous iron transport protein A, producing the protein MVAMTQLRVGERAKIVDLSRVSDLVKRRLLDMGVTEGAEICLKCTMPLGGPFMIENCGQCVGIRRHEAMNIQVKPL; encoded by the coding sequence ATGGTTGCGATGACGCAATTACGAGTTGGGGAACGCGCAAAAATTGTTGATTTATCGCGAGTAAGTGATTTAGTAAAAAGAAGGCTATTAGATATGGGTGTAACAGAGGGGGCAGAAATTTGTTTAAAATGCACGATGCCGCTTGGTGGCCCATTTATGATTGAAAATTGTGGACAATGTGTTGGCATCCGTCGCCATGAGGCGATGAACATTCAGGTGAAGCCGTTATGA
- a CDS encoding arginase yields MHPSVTFLNFDHTYTWQRNLLRFPHEWIDMYDIKGTNLYCDDDAMQEIEKRLVCRHTRGITFIGSGNYHYVSYALLKQLHESFTLVLFDHHTDMNEQTLFPLLSCGSWVSYAQKHVPTLKHVVIIGSATSHTSSQVTIFPKSDFMYAPMTIMRAIPTKHIYISVDKDVLRPQDAQTNWDQGTMSLRTLTTYVDYLFRYKHVLGVDVCGEDRSFCVKNEQANEAIIRACLKHMPISSAS; encoded by the coding sequence ATGCATCCAAGTGTAACGTTTTTAAACTTCGATCATACGTATACGTGGCAACGAAACCTTCTTCGTTTTCCTCATGAATGGATCGATATGTATGACATTAAAGGAACGAATTTATATTGCGATGACGATGCGATGCAAGAAATTGAAAAGCGACTTGTATGCCGCCATACAAGAGGGATAACGTTTATCGGAAGCGGCAACTATCATTACGTTTCATACGCATTACTTAAGCAGCTTCATGAGTCGTTTACCCTCGTATTGTTTGACCATCATACAGATATGAATGAGCAAACGTTGTTTCCACTTCTTTCATGTGGCTCATGGGTATCGTATGCCCAAAAACACGTTCCGACATTAAAACATGTTGTCATCATCGGTTCTGCAACTTCACACACATCTTCACAGGTCACGATCTTTCCAAAAAGCGATTTCATGTATGCACCAATGACGATTATGCGAGCGATTCCGACAAAACATATATACATTAGCGTTGACAAAGACGTGCTTCGCCCACAAGATGCCCAAACAAATTGGGATCAAGGGACAATGTCGTTACGCACACTTACCACTTATGTTGACTATCTTTTTCGATATAAGCATGTGCTCGGTGTTGATGTATGCGGCGAAGATCGTTCGTTTTGTGTGAAAAACGAGCAAGCGAACGAAGCAATTATTCGAGCATGCCTCAAACATATGCCGATTTCTTCTGCATCGTAA